A genomic segment from Malaclemys terrapin pileata isolate rMalTer1 chromosome 1, rMalTer1.hap1, whole genome shotgun sequence encodes:
- the LOC128830216 gene encoding olfactory receptor 51G2-like isoform X1 yields MSSVNDTKFNSAVFLLTGTPGQEDAHLWIAIPFCLMYVISIVGNSVILFIIKTDPSLHEPMYIFLSMLAVTDLGLSIATMPTILGIYLFNYREISLDACFAQVFFIHSLSLTESSMLLLMAFDRFVAICNPLRYASILTLPRIAKMGLVFALRGVVLVFPVPFLLKRFQYCRANVLSHSYCLHQEVMKMACSDITVNSIYGLSVKLLTVGLDSLLIFLSYVMIIKTVLNVASPMECLRALNTCVSHLCAVLLFFTPEIGLSVIHRFGNSSSHLLQILLGYVYLLVPPLMNPIVYSVKSKHLRARIIRVFSK; encoded by the coding sequence ATGTCATctgtcaatgacaccaaattcaactctgcagtgttccttctcaccGGGACACCTGGGCAGGAAGACGCCCATCTCTGGATCGCTATCCCCTTCTGCTTAATGTATGTTATATCCatagtaggaaattcagtcattctgttcattataaaaacagatccaagcctccatgagcctatgtatattttcctttccatgttggccgTTACAGACCTTGGCTTATCCATAGCCACCATGCCAACGATACTGGGCATATACTTGTTTAACTATAGGGAGATCAGCCTCGATGCCTGTTTTGCCCAGGTCTTCTTCATCCACTCGCTTTCATTAACTGAATCCTCCATGCTGTTGCTGATGGCCTTTGACCGTTTTGTTGCAATCTGTAACCCGCTGAGATATGCTTCCATATTAACTCTGCCAAGAATAGCCAAAATGGGACTGGTGTTTGCGCTCAGAGGGGTGGTCCTAGTATTCCCAGTCCCATTTCTCCTAAAACGGTTCCAATACTGTCGagccaatgtcctctcccattcctactgtCTGCATCAGGAGGTCATGAAGATGGCTTGTTCAGACATCACAGTCAATAGCATCTATGGCTTGTCTGTTAAACTCTTAACAGTTGGGTTGGATTCATTGCTCATCTTtctctcttatgtgatgatcATCAAAACAGTGCTGAACGTCGCGTCCCCCATGGAGTGCCtcagggccctgaacacctgcgtctcccacctctgtgccgtCCTGCTCTTCTTCACACCAGAAATTGGCTTGTCTGTGATACACAGATTCGGGAATAGCTCTTCTCACTTGCTTCAGATTCTCCTGGGCTATGTCTACTTGCTGGTCCCACCCCTGATGAACCCAATTGTGTACagcgtgaaaagcaaacaccttcgtgcGAGAATAATCAGGGTGTTCAGCAAATAA
- the LOC128830216 gene encoding olfactory receptor 51G2-like isoform X2 has translation MSSVNDTKFNSAVFLLTGTPGQEDAHLWIAIPFCLMYVISIVGNSVILFIIKTDPSLHEPMYIFLSMLAVTDLGLSIATMPTILGIYLFNYREISLDACFAQVFFIHSLSLTESSMLLLMAFDRFVAICNPLRYASILTLPRIAKMGLVFALRGVVLVFPVPFLLKRFQYCRANVLSHSYCLHQEVMKMACSDITVNSIYGLSVKLLTVGLDSLLIFLSYVMIIKTVLNVASPMECLRALNTCVSHLCAVLLFFTPEIGLSVIHRFGNSSSHLLQILLGYVYLLVPPLMNPIVYSVKSKHLREPVL, from the coding sequence ATGTCATctgtcaatgacaccaaattcaactctgcagtgttccttctcaccGGGACACCTGGGCAGGAAGACGCCCATCTCTGGATCGCTATCCCCTTCTGCTTAATGTATGTTATATCCatagtaggaaattcagtcattctgttcattataaaaacagatccaagcctccatgagcctatgtatattttcctttccatgttggccgTTACAGACCTTGGCTTATCCATAGCCACCATGCCAACGATACTGGGCATATACTTGTTTAACTATAGGGAGATCAGCCTCGATGCCTGTTTTGCCCAGGTCTTCTTCATCCACTCGCTTTCATTAACTGAATCCTCCATGCTGTTGCTGATGGCCTTTGACCGTTTTGTTGCAATCTGTAACCCGCTGAGATATGCTTCCATATTAACTCTGCCAAGAATAGCCAAAATGGGACTGGTGTTTGCGCTCAGAGGGGTGGTCCTAGTATTCCCAGTCCCATTTCTCCTAAAACGGTTCCAATACTGTCGagccaatgtcctctcccattcctactgtCTGCATCAGGAGGTCATGAAGATGGCTTGTTCAGACATCACAGTCAATAGCATCTATGGCTTGTCTGTTAAACTCTTAACAGTTGGGTTGGATTCATTGCTCATCTTtctctcttatgtgatgatcATCAAAACAGTGCTGAACGTCGCGTCCCCCATGGAGTGCCtcagggccctgaacacctgcgtctcccacctctgtgccgtCCTGCTCTTCTTCACACCAGAAATTGGCTTGTCTGTGATACACAGATTCGGGAATAGCTCTTCTCACTTGCTTCAGATTCTCCTGGGCTATGTCTACTTGCTGGTCCCACCCCTGATGAACCCAATTGTGTACagcgtgaaaagcaaacaccttc